The Streptomyces sp. NBC_00483 genome contains the following window.
GTAGTCGCCGGCCGAGGCGCCGCCGTAGATCTTGCGGATCTGCTCCAGCGGCCAGGCGATGTTGAGGGCCTGGCGCACCGCGAGGTCGGTGACGCGCTTGCAGTTGATGGCGTAGTAGTAGCTGCCGGTCAGCAGGCCGTTGAAGGTGCGCTGCTTGAGCTCGGGCGTGGTGAGGATCTTCTGCATCCGCTCGGCCGGGATGCCCTTGTAGATCGAGACGGCGTACTTGTCGTTGCCCTGGTCCGCGATGAGGCGGTCCGTGGAGTCCAGGCCCTCGACGCCGAAGGTGAACTCGAAGCCGTCCGGGTAGCCGTTGCGGATCGAGTCCGTCGCCGGGTCCCAGTGCTTGTTGCGCACGAGGGTCATCGACTTGTCGGTGGTGTGCGCCTTGATCTTGTAAGGGCCGCAGGAGACCGGGTTCTTGTCGTACTTCTCCTTGGTGTCCAGCTTCACCGGCGTCGCGGCGTAGGTGTGCATCGCAAGGGTGAAGTTGAAGTCCGGACGCGCTTCCTTGAGGTGGAAGGTGATCGTCTTCTGCTTCTTGTCCGTGACGATCGCGTCCAGGTGCTTGCCCTTGTACGGACCCTCGTACTGGTCACGCCACTTGGCGTCCTCGCCGGTCAGGGCTATCTGCGCGAAGGTGGCGCCCTCGGTGATGAACGGGGCCCAGCCGCGCTCGAAGCCGTGCCGCACGTCGTCGACGGTCAGCTCGCTGCCGTCGTCCCACTTGAGGCCGTCCTTGAGCGTGAACGTCCACGTCTTGTTGCCGTCGGAGGCGGTGCCCGCGTCGGTGGCGAGGTCGCCGACGAGCTTCTGGTGCCCGGCCGAGTCGACCTTGTAGCCCGTCAGGCACCGCGCGTAGAGCAGCGCGAGCGTCGAGTTGAACGCGTAGTAGATGCGCTGCGGGTCCAGGTGCGAGAAGTCGTCGGGGGAGTACCCGTAGATCGTGCCGCCCTTGCGCGCGCCCTTGACCTCGGGCGCCGGGCCCTTGGAGTCGTCGGCCGTGCCGACCTCCACCTTGGCGCCCGTGTACTGGGTGGCGCCGCCCGCGCCGCCCTTGCCGCCACCGCCGGCGTTGCCACTGCTGCATGCCGTCAGGAGCGAGCCGGCGCCGATGGCGACGGACGTGCCGATGACGAAGTTTCTCCGCGAAAGGGACATGGCTTCCTGCCCTGGTGCTGGTTGGGGAGTGAGCTTGCCGGCCGGGCCCCGTCGCCCTGACCCGCATGAAGTGGGGTGGAACCTGAGTGGGGGGAGCCTCAGCGTTTGGTCTTGGGGTCCATCGCGTCCCGGACCGAGTCGCCGAGCAGATTGAACGCGAGGACGAAGATGACCATCGTCAGGCCCGGGACGAGCATGAAGGTGATGTCGGCCTGGTACGTCTTGGCGCCGTTCTGGAGCATCACGCCCCAGTCGGGCGTGGGGTTGGTGAGGCCGACGCCCATGAAGGCGAGACCGGCCTCGGTGGTGACGTACATCGGGAGCGCGAGGGTCGCCTGGATCAGGATCGGCGTCCACAGGTTGGGCAGCAGTTCCTTGAAGATGATCCGCGCGGGGGAGGCGCCGGTGACCTTCGCCGCCTCGACGAACTCCCGCTCGCGCAGGGCGAATACCTCGCCTCTGAGCAGTCGCGCGACCGACGACCAGCCGAAGGCGGTCATCACCAGGATCAGGCTCAGGACGGTGAGCCAGACCGGAGTGCTGTCGGTCGGCGACACGAAGATCGACAGGACGACGGGCCAGAAGGCGATGAAGAACAGGGTCTGCGGGAAGGCGAGCAGGATGTCGATGACCCAGCCGACGAAGTAGTCGGTCTTGCCGCCGAGATAGCCCGCGCTCACGCCGACGACGATGCCGAGCACGGTGGTCAGGATCGTCGCGATGCCCGCGATGAACAGCGAGTTGCGGATGCCGTAGAGCAGGAACGTGAAGACGTCCCGGCCGAGCTGCGGCTCGACGCCGAGCCAGAAGTCGCTGCTGATCCCGCCGTTGGCCTTGACCGGGTACCCGAAGTCGTTGAGCAGGCCGCCCTGGTTCATTCCGTACGTGGTGTACGGGTCCTTGCCGTAGAGCTTGGCTATGAGGGGCGCCAGGATCGCGATCAGGACGAAGAAGGCGACGATGTAGGCCGACACCACGCCGGTGCGGTCCCGCCTGAAGCGCCGCCAGGCGAGCTTGCCGGGGGAGAGGCTCTCGTCGCCGCGCGTGGGCGGCGGCTTCGGCGCCTGCGGCGCGTCGTCCTCCACGACCTCAAGGGAGGCGGTGGCGTGAGGAGTTGGGGTCGTCATGGTGCTCCAGGCCCTGAGGGGTCCACATGGGCACGGGCGACCCGTGCGCTCAGCGGGACCTTTTCAAGGCCCGGATGTACGGTCAACGAATTCTTGAGGTCTTGATCCCGTCTTTGAATCTTTGGTCCGGACTTTGCTCCGAGTAGGCATGCCGGTGGCGGGACCTTGACAGTACCCGGGGGCCAAAAGGGCGCTTATGGGTGCCACCTGGGGCGACAGGTTCGATATCCGGACGTGAGTGTCTCGCTATGTGTACACAGTGCCGCGCTCAGCACTCGTCCCGATCCCCCGCCTTCCCGTAGCGGCGGAAGTCCGCGGTGTCCACGGTCCAGGGGCCGAAGGGGACCGTGTCGCCGTAGATGTACGGCTCCTTCGAGAGGTAGCGGCTGTTCGCGGGGTCGGAGTGGACCTCGATGGTGCCCGTGCGCGGGTCGACGATCAGGTAGTGCTCGATGCCCATCGCCGGGTAGTCGGCGAGCTTGTCGCGGTAGTCGTTGTCGGGGTTGGACGGGGAGACGATCTCGATGGCCGCCAGCACCTGCGAGGCGTCGACCGCGAGGCCTTCCTCGTCAAGTGAGCCTTCGGGGAGCACGACCGCGTCGGGGCGCCGCATTCTGCCGAGGGCCGGGTGTTCGATCTCCGGGCCGTTCTCGCAGACGTAGCCGGGGTGGGTGGCCGGAAGCTGTGTGTTGAGCTGGTTGCGGATGCGCCGGATCGTCCCCTCATGGCGCTTCGAGGGGCTCATCATCGCCAGTATCGGACCGGAGGAGCTGATCTCGACGCTCCAGGAACCCTCAAGGTGCTCCGCGTACTCGGCCAGCTCCTCGGCGATCGCGCGCATCTTGGCGTAGTCCATGTGTCCACGGTAGCCGCGCCACCCGCTCCGTCGCCCCCGCGCCCGCGACTCACCTCGTTCGGGTGACCCAGCGAGCGGCCCCCGGTCACCGCAGGTCCAATGGCCCCAAGGCCCGCCCCCGCACCGCCCCCTGGAGGACCCTGATGCGCCTCGGCCTGCGTACCGGCGCCCTGGCCGCCGCCCTGGTGCTGGCCGTGCCCTGGCTGGCGTCCTGCGGGGCCACGGCCACCGAGTCGGGTGTCGTGCGGGCCAAGTGGGGTGACCCGCAGAACCCGCTCGAGCCCGCGAACACCAACGAGGTCAACGGCGGCAAGGTCCTCGACATGATCTTCCGGGGACTCAAGATCTACAACCCCGACACCGCCGAGCCCGAGTACGCCGTCGCCAAGTCGATCAGCAGCGACGACGCGCAGAACTTCAAGGTCACCCTGAAGGACGGCTGGAAGTTCGCGGACGGCACGAAGGTCACCTCGCAGTCCTTCGTGGACGCCTGGAACTACGCCGCCTACCTGCCGAACGCGCAGATCGGCGCCGACTTCTTCGGCTACATCGACGGGTACGACAAGCTCCACCCGGTCAAGGGCAAGCCCAGCGCCAAGAAGCTCTCCGGGCTCAAGGTCGTCGACGATCTGCACTTCACCATCAAGCTCAACCAGAAGTTCTCGCTCTTCCCCGACATGCTCGGCTACGCCGCCTTCTCCCCGCTGCCGAAGAAGTTCTTCACCGACCACGACGAGTGGCTGGAGAAGCCGTTCGGCAACGGCCCGTACGCGGTGACGGACTACGAGCGCGGCGGCCGCATGAAGCTGCGGCTCAATGATCAGTACAACGGCACCAAGCCGCGCAACAAGGGCGTCGACCTGCTCGTCTACACCGACGACAACACCGCGTACACCGATGTCGTGGCCGGCCAGCTCGACGTGACCGACGCCGTGCCCGCCGAGCAGCTCAGCAATCTCCACAAGGACATCGACAACCGGTACATCAACACCCCGGCCGGCATCATCCAGACGCTGATGTTCCCCATGTACGACAAGGAGTGGGACACCGCCGACGCCCTCAAGGTCCGCCGTGGCATCTCGCTCGCCATCAACCGCGAGCAGATCACCGACAAGATCTTCCAGAAGACCCGGATCCCGGCCAAGGACTGGACGTCCCCGGTGCTCCGCGACGAGGGCGGCTACAACCCCGACATCTGCGGCGACCGCTGCGAGTACAACCCCAAGAAGGCCAAGCAGCTGATCGACGAGGGCGGCGGCTTCCCCGGCGGCAAGCTCGTCCTCAGCTACAACGCCGACACCGGCAACCACAAGCAGTGGATCGACGCCATCTGCAACAGCGTCAACCGGGTCATGGGCAACTCGAAGGCCTGCGTCGGCAACCCGGTGGGCACCTTCGCCGACTTCCGTACGCAGATCCAGAGCGGGAAGTTCAGTGGCCCGTTCAGGAGCGGGTGGCAGATGGATTACCCGCTGATCCAGAACTTCCTGCAGCCCGTCTACACCACAGGCGCTCCCAGCAACGACGGCAAGTGGAGCGACAAGGAGTTCGACGCGCTGATCAACAAGGCCAACGCGGACCCGGACCCGAAGAGCGCGATCAAGGACTTCCAGGACTCCGAGCGGATCCTCGCCGAGCAGCTGCCCGCGATCCCGCTCTGGTACCAGAACGGCACCGCCGTCTACGGCACCCGCGTGCACGACGTGAAGCTCAACCCCTTCAGCGTGCCGGTCTTCGAGGAGATGACCGTCGATGACTGAGTCCGTAAGCCGATCCGTGGACCCGAGGGAGGTGCCGTGGGGCGCTATGTGATCCGTCGGCTGCTGCAGATGATCCCGGTGTTCATCGGCACCACGCTGCTGATCTTCCTCATGGTCAACGTCATGGGCGACCCGACCGCGGCGCTCTGCGGCGACAAGGCCTGCGACCCGGCCACCCAGGCGGCGCTGCGCGAGCAGTTCAACCTCGACAAGCCGCTGGTGCAGCAGTACCTGATCTACCTCGGCAACATCTTCCAGGGCGACTTCGGCACCGCCTTCAACGGGGACTCCGTAGCCGACCTGATGCTGCGCGCCTACCCCGTGACCATCAAGCTGACGTTCGTGGCGATCGTCTTCGAGATCGTCATCGGCATCGGCCTCGGCGTCATCACGGGTCTGCGCCGCGGCAAGCCCATCGACACGGGCGTCCTCGTCCTGACCCTGGTCGTGATCTCCGTGCCGACGTTCGTGACCGGGCTCGTCGCCCAGCTCCTGTTCGGCATGCAGTGGGGGATCGTCAAGCCCTCGGTGGCGTACGAGGCTCCGCTGGCCGAGCTGATCCTGCCGGGCCTCGTCCTCGCCTCGGTGTCGCTGGCGTACGTCACCCGCCTGACCCGCACGTCCGTCGCCGAGAACGCCCGCTCCGACTACGTCCGCACCGCCGTCGCCAAGGGCCTGCCCCGGCGCCGCATCATCTGGCGGCACCTGCTGCGCAACTCGCTGATCCCGGTGGTCACCTTCATCGGTACGGACATCGGCGCGCTGATGGGCGGCGCCATCGTGACCGAGCGGATCTTCAACATCCGCGGCGTCGGCTACCAGCTCTACCAGGGCATCCTGCACCAGTCCTCGCCGACCGTGGTCGGCTTCGTGACCGTCCTGGTGATCGTCTTCCTGCTCGCCAACCTCATCGTCGACCTGCTCTACGCCGTCCTTGACCCGAGGATCCGCTATGCCTGAGCCCGTCACCCCGGTCACCGTCGAGGCCCAGCTCACGCCCGGCACGCCCGAGGGCGGCGGCGCCGAGGGGCCCGCGCGCTCACTGTGGTCGGACGCCTGGCGCTCGCTGCGCCGCAACCCCGTCTTCATCGTCTCGGCGCTGATCATCCTGTTCCTGGTGATCGTCGCGATCTGGCCGCAGCTCCTCGCGGGCGGCGACCCCAACGACTGCGACCTCGCCCACGGCCAGGACACCGCCACCTCGGGACACCCCTTCGGCTACGACGCCCAGGGCTGCGACGTCTATACGCGCACGGTCCACGGGGCGCGGGCCTCGATCACTGTCGGCGTGTGCGCCACGGCGGGCGTCGCGCTGCTCGGCGGGATCCTGGGCGCGCTCGCCGGCTTCTTCGGACGGTGGGCGGACGCCCTGCTGTCCCGCGTCGCCGACGTCTTCTTCGGCATCCCGGTCATCCTCGGCGGCCTCGTCCTGCTGTCGGTCGTGACATCGACGACGGTGTGGCCGGTGGTCGGCTTCATCGTGCTGCTCGGCTGGCCGCAGATCTCCCGCATCGCGCGCGGCTCCGTCATCACGGTCAAGGAGAACGACTACGTGCACGCCGCTCGCACGCTCGGCGCCTCCAACTCCCGCATCCTGCTGCGCCACATCCTGCCGAATGCCATCGCCCCGGTGATCGTCGTCGCGACCATCGCGCTCGGCACGTACATCGCCCTTGAGGCGACGCTCTCGTTCCTCGGCGTCGGCCTCAAGCCACCGGCGGTCTCCTGGGGCATCGACATCTCCAACGCCGCCCCGTACATCCGCAACGCCCCGCACATGCTGCTGTACCCGGCGGGAGCGCTGGCCCTCACGGTGCTCGCGTTCATCATGCTCGGCGACGCGGTGCGCGACGCCCTCGACCCCAAGCTGAGGTAGCGCCCATGCCCTTGCTCGAAGTACGCGATCTGCACGTCGAGTTCCGTACGCGCGACGGAGTCGCCAAGGCGGTCAACGGCGTCAACTACACCGTCGACGAGGGTGAGACGCTCGCCGTGCTCGGGGAGTCCGGCTCCGGCAAGTCCGTCACCGCGCAGGCCGTCATGGGCATCCTCGACATGCCGCCGGGCCGGATCGCCGGCGGCGAGATCCTCTTCAAGGGCAAGGATCTGCTGAACCTCAAAGAAGAGGAGCGGCGGAAGATCCGTGGCGCCGAGATGGCGATGATCTTCCAGGACGCGCTCTCCTCGCTGAACCCCGTGCTCACGGTGGGGGAGCAGCTCGGCGAGATGTTCATCGTCCACAAGGGGATGTCGAAGAAGGACGCGCGGGCCAGGGCCGTCGAGCTGATGGACCGGGTGCGCATCCCGGCGGCGAAGGAGCGGGTGAGCCAGTACCCGCACCAGTTCTCCGGCGGCATGCGACAACGCATCATGATCGCGATGGCGCTCGCCCTCGAACCCTCCCTGATCATCGCGGACGAGCCGACGACCGCCCTCGATGTCACCGTGCAGGCCCAGGTCATGGACCTCCTCGCCGAGCTTCAGCGCGAGCTCAACATGGGGCTCATCCTCATCACCCACGACCTCGGGGTCGTCGCCGACGTCGCCGACAAGATCGCCGTGATGTACGCGGGCCGGATCGTCGAGCAGGCGCCGGTGCACGAGATCTACAAGGCGCCCGCCCACCCGTACACCA
Protein-coding sequences here:
- a CDS encoding ABC transporter substrate-binding protein, with amino-acid sequence MSLSRRNFVIGTSVAIGAGSLLTACSSGNAGGGGKGGAGGATQYTGAKVEVGTADDSKGPAPEVKGARKGGTIYGYSPDDFSHLDPQRIYYAFNSTLALLYARCLTGYKVDSAGHQKLVGDLATDAGTASDGNKTWTFTLKDGLKWDDGSELTVDDVRHGFERGWAPFITEGATFAQIALTGEDAKWRDQYEGPYKGKHLDAIVTDKKQKTITFHLKEARPDFNFTLAMHTYAATPVKLDTKEKYDKNPVSCGPYKIKAHTTDKSMTLVRNKHWDPATDSIRNGYPDGFEFTFGVEGLDSTDRLIADQGNDKYAVSIYKGIPAERMQKILTTPELKQRTFNGLLTGSYYYAINCKRVTDLAVRQALNIAWPLEQIRKIYGGASAGDYASSILSPDIIGYEKYDLYGKLKKPAGDPKRAKELLKKAGKLGTKIVYAYEQDPVYDKTKVVIENALTEAGFKPVMKPIDSTTYYDQVQQVDNNYDVMWFGWSPDWPTAFTMMQPLFDSASIGNGMNNVSQVKVDWIDETIKKNELISDQEKAGKAWSALDRRIMKEVAPIIPETFQRRWYISGSKVGGAMFDPNFSATLLYKTFVKA
- a CDS encoding ABC transporter permease, which codes for MTTPTPHATASLEVVEDDAPQAPKPPPTRGDESLSPGKLAWRRFRRDRTGVVSAYIVAFFVLIAILAPLIAKLYGKDPYTTYGMNQGGLLNDFGYPVKANGGISSDFWLGVEPQLGRDVFTFLLYGIRNSLFIAGIATILTTVLGIVVGVSAGYLGGKTDYFVGWVIDILLAFPQTLFFIAFWPVVLSIFVSPTDSTPVWLTVLSLILVMTAFGWSSVARLLRGEVFALREREFVEAAKVTGASPARIIFKELLPNLWTPILIQATLALPMYVTTEAGLAFMGVGLTNPTPDWGVMLQNGAKTYQADITFMLVPGLTMVIFVLAFNLLGDSVRDAMDPKTKR
- a CDS encoding Uma2 family endonuclease, which gives rise to MDYAKMRAIAEELAEYAEHLEGSWSVEISSSGPILAMMSPSKRHEGTIRRIRNQLNTQLPATHPGYVCENGPEIEHPALGRMRRPDAVVLPEGSLDEEGLAVDASQVLAAIEIVSPSNPDNDYRDKLADYPAMGIEHYLIVDPRTGTIEVHSDPANSRYLSKEPYIYGDTVPFGPWTVDTADFRRYGKAGDRDEC
- a CDS encoding peptide ABC transporter substrate-binding protein, whose amino-acid sequence is MRLGLRTGALAAALVLAVPWLASCGATATESGVVRAKWGDPQNPLEPANTNEVNGGKVLDMIFRGLKIYNPDTAEPEYAVAKSISSDDAQNFKVTLKDGWKFADGTKVTSQSFVDAWNYAAYLPNAQIGADFFGYIDGYDKLHPVKGKPSAKKLSGLKVVDDLHFTIKLNQKFSLFPDMLGYAAFSPLPKKFFTDHDEWLEKPFGNGPYAVTDYERGGRMKLRLNDQYNGTKPRNKGVDLLVYTDDNTAYTDVVAGQLDVTDAVPAEQLSNLHKDIDNRYINTPAGIIQTLMFPMYDKEWDTADALKVRRGISLAINREQITDKIFQKTRIPAKDWTSPVLRDEGGYNPDICGDRCEYNPKKAKQLIDEGGGFPGGKLVLSYNADTGNHKQWIDAICNSVNRVMGNSKACVGNPVGTFADFRTQIQSGKFSGPFRSGWQMDYPLIQNFLQPVYTTGAPSNDGKWSDKEFDALINKANADPDPKSAIKDFQDSERILAEQLPAIPLWYQNGTAVYGTRVHDVKLNPFSVPVFEEMTVDD
- a CDS encoding ABC transporter permease, which encodes MGRYVIRRLLQMIPVFIGTTLLIFLMVNVMGDPTAALCGDKACDPATQAALREQFNLDKPLVQQYLIYLGNIFQGDFGTAFNGDSVADLMLRAYPVTIKLTFVAIVFEIVIGIGLGVITGLRRGKPIDTGVLVLTLVVISVPTFVTGLVAQLLFGMQWGIVKPSVAYEAPLAELILPGLVLASVSLAYVTRLTRTSVAENARSDYVRTAVAKGLPRRRIIWRHLLRNSLIPVVTFIGTDIGALMGGAIVTERIFNIRGVGYQLYQGILHQSSPTVVGFVTVLVIVFLLANLIVDLLYAVLDPRIRYA
- a CDS encoding ABC transporter permease, with the protein product MPEPVTPVTVEAQLTPGTPEGGGAEGPARSLWSDAWRSLRRNPVFIVSALIILFLVIVAIWPQLLAGGDPNDCDLAHGQDTATSGHPFGYDAQGCDVYTRTVHGARASITVGVCATAGVALLGGILGALAGFFGRWADALLSRVADVFFGIPVILGGLVLLSVVTSTTVWPVVGFIVLLGWPQISRIARGSVITVKENDYVHAARTLGASNSRILLRHILPNAIAPVIVVATIALGTYIALEATLSFLGVGLKPPAVSWGIDISNAAPYIRNAPHMLLYPAGALALTVLAFIMLGDAVRDALDPKLR
- a CDS encoding ABC transporter ATP-binding protein → MPLLEVRDLHVEFRTRDGVAKAVNGVNYTVDEGETLAVLGESGSGKSVTAQAVMGILDMPPGRIAGGEILFKGKDLLNLKEEERRKIRGAEMAMIFQDALSSLNPVLTVGEQLGEMFIVHKGMSKKDARARAVELMDRVRIPAAKERVSQYPHQFSGGMRQRIMIAMALALEPSLIIADEPTTALDVTVQAQVMDLLAELQRELNMGLILITHDLGVVADVADKIAVMYAGRIVEQAPVHEIYKAPAHPYTKGLLESIPRLDQKGQELFAIKGLPPNLMNIPPGCAFNPRCPMARDVCRTDVPPLAQVSEERRSACHFWKETLDAATR